A genome region from Arthrobacter agilis includes the following:
- a CDS encoding VOC family protein → MSAQDLLPVATTMGTLTLKVGDLASMSAYYAAALGLAVLEDGTDAVVLGRQGSAVLRLEEARHLRLPNRGEAGLFHTALLFPDRADLAAAVASAARHPRSAYVGSADHLVSEAFYFSDPEGNGIELYFDRPRETWAWTEDGQGNREVTMGSLPLPPRDYIGQHLTEAAASSAESRSATVGHVHLQVGDVETAHRFYVDVLGFERTAGWHDQALFVSAGGYHHHMAMNVWNSRGAGPRRDTLGLGEVLIRVPAADEVAALADRLAHAGIANHHTGAELRFEDPWRNRLRVAVDAPSAGVRPRPS, encoded by the coding sequence ATGTCCGCGCAGGATCTCCTACCCGTCGCCACCACCATGGGCACGCTGACGCTGAAGGTCGGCGACCTGGCGTCCATGTCCGCCTACTACGCCGCCGCCCTCGGCCTGGCGGTGCTCGAGGACGGCACCGACGCCGTCGTCCTCGGCCGGCAGGGGAGCGCCGTGCTCCGCCTCGAGGAGGCCCGCCACCTGCGCCTGCCGAACCGCGGCGAGGCGGGCCTGTTCCACACGGCCCTGCTCTTCCCCGATCGCGCGGACCTGGCCGCCGCCGTCGCCTCCGCGGCACGCCACCCCCGAAGCGCGTACGTGGGCAGCGCCGACCACCTCGTCAGCGAGGCCTTCTACTTCAGCGACCCCGAGGGCAACGGCATCGAGCTGTACTTCGACCGCCCGCGCGAGACCTGGGCGTGGACCGAGGACGGACAGGGCAACCGCGAGGTGACCATGGGCAGCCTGCCCCTGCCGCCGCGGGACTACATCGGACAACACCTCACGGAGGCCGCGGCGTCCTCGGCGGAGTCGCGGAGCGCGACCGTGGGGCACGTCCATCTGCAGGTGGGCGACGTGGAGACCGCCCACCGCTTCTACGTCGACGTGCTCGGGTTCGAACGCACCGCGGGCTGGCACGACCAGGCATTGTTCGTGTCCGCCGGCGGGTACCACCACCACATGGCGATGAACGTGTGGAACAGCAGGGGTGCGGGCCCGCGCAGGGACACGCTCGGCCTCGGCGAGGTCCTCATCCGGGTGCCGGCCGCCGACGAGGTGGCGGCCCTCGCCGACCGCCTCGCCCACGCCGGGATCGCCAACCACCACACGGGTGCCGAGCTGCGCTTCGAGGACCCGTGGCGCAACCGCCTGAGGGTCGCCGTCGACGCGCCGTCCGCCGGTGTCAGGCCTCGCCCATCATGA
- a CDS encoding alpha/beta fold hydrolase, with protein sequence MAFERAVFVHGGDSFGAAAWPRQHGLSLDYDCLYVRRHGFSATEEPCPTDHGRDQAIIAEALGGGGHLVAHAQGAVCAMLLAVERPDLVRTLTLVEPACLSLTADLPATAAYISRMAPLFADRAAMSDDDFLRAFVRRESDTDARMPASADARRDVARLRLQSPPWEAPLTIVPGVPTLVLTGGWEPLYEEVAAYLAGTGAVHRIAPGGHRPQDTDEGAGLIRAFLAASRLDAVA encoded by the coding sequence ATGGCGTTCGAGCGTGCGGTGTTCGTCCACGGCGGCGATTCCTTCGGTGCCGCGGCATGGCCGCGGCAGCACGGCCTGTCCCTGGACTACGACTGCCTCTACGTGCGCCGGCACGGCTTCTCCGCGACCGAGGAGCCGTGCCCGACCGACCACGGCCGTGACCAGGCCATCATCGCCGAGGCCCTGGGCGGCGGGGGACACCTCGTCGCCCACGCGCAGGGTGCGGTGTGCGCGATGCTGCTCGCCGTCGAGCGCCCGGACCTCGTGCGCACGCTCACGCTCGTCGAGCCCGCCTGCCTGTCCCTGACGGCCGACCTTCCCGCGACGGCGGCCTACATCTCCCGGATGGCGCCCCTGTTCGCCGACCGTGCCGCCATGTCCGACGACGACTTCCTGCGGGCCTTCGTCCGCCGCGAGTCCGACACGGACGCGCGGATGCCCGCCAGCGCCGACGCGCGGCGGGACGTCGCGCGGCTCCGGCTCCAGAGCCCTCCCTGGGAGGCGCCCCTGACGATCGTGCCCGGCGTGCCGACGCTCGTCCTGACGGGCGGGTGGGAACCGCTGTACGAGGAGGTGGCCGCGTACCTGGCGGGTACCGGCGCCGTCCACCGCATCGCCCCCGGCGGCCACCGTCCGCAGGACACCGACGAGGGCGCCGGACTGATCCGGGCGTTCCTCGCCGCGTCGCGCCTGGATGCCGTCGCCTGA